TTTTAAATTGGGAAACAATTTCTTTCGAAAAATGGTTTATGGGTGTTCGAAAAACAACATTGGTAAGTACCATCACACCATTGCTGGCATTGCTGGGTTCGGACTTGGGCCTCACTCGTTAATGAGTCAGCTTAGCGATATGGTAGGTGGTAAGTTCGCGTACTGCCTAGTTCATTATTCGAAAATAAATACAAGAAGCAAGATTAGTTTTGGGACTAGCGCAATTGTGTGTGGACGCAGCACCCCGTTGGTATCCGAATATATCACATTGGAAGCGATTAGTGTCGAAAATATGGAATTTCCCATCATGGTTGGTCATGAGAAAACCTATACGAGAATTCCTTTTAGGAGTCCTGCCATATTAGATACCGGCGCGTTTTTATCTTATTTACCGACGGATTTATACCAAGAATTGGAGAATGCACTAATCAGCGTGATTAAACACGTGacaattaaaaatgacaaattcAAACATTGTTACACGATCTATCCAAACTTTCCTACTATCATTTTCCATTTTTCGAAAGGGGCTGAATTAGTTTTTACGATGAGAAATACAATCATTAAATATAAGGACTTATGGTGCCTAGTGATAAACCCAACTAATGATGAAACTATAATTGGGAGCTTGTTACAAATGGATTACATGATTGGATATGATCTTGAGAATATGAATGTTTCTTTTAGGGCAACGAATTGTTCAGATCATTAATTATTGCTATTCAAATTTAGGGTTTGAAGAGAAGAAAATGAGTATTGAGGAagcaaatttgaataattacaTTATATGGAAGGAGAATTAGTATATTTGAATGTGTATCAATAGCTTATGTTCTCTATCAAtcgttattttgaaataatatagtATCGTTTGaattccaaaataatttatcccagaccatttattattaataaaataaaatgctacaaaataaataaataataagatgataaatatgttgaatttaaataaattaatgtattattaatgtgtgttatttattttatatgtattttgaaaagtaaaataaaaataatatgccaaactatatcaaattaataagttaaattatttttcccgtaatttggttatttaaatcaaataatgctttgatttcaaattttgataGTCACTTCTACTTCCAAAAtcacaatttaaatataattcaaatcttATGTCAttgtaattgttattattatagaaTCTAATCAAATTATGagttatttcaaattttcatatttacttCTACTTccaaaatcataatttaaatataattcaaatcttATGTCAttgtaattgttttattattatatagaatCTAATCAAATTATGAGTTATTTAAGGatgaattaacaaaataaagtgaccatatatatatatgacaaaatattttGGTCACACCTATTACTCATTTGTTATAAGGTACTTCAACTTTTATTGagtttgttttttatgtttatcatatcattatattttaactataaaattatttaattaatcaactaaaatgtcaatataattttacttcattctattaaatttatattttaaatgcaacgtacacaaaatattttaacaatttattttaaacaaatttcaaataacctaattcttttatgaaataaaattattttcttaagtaaacaaaa
This is a stretch of genomic DNA from Impatiens glandulifera chromosome 4, dImpGla2.1, whole genome shotgun sequence. It encodes these proteins:
- the LOC124934646 gene encoding aspartic proteinase CDR1-like, with translation MDNSSSSGDLAMETFKLGNNFFRKMVYGCSKNNIGKYHHTIAGIAGFGLGPHSLMSQLSDMVGGKFAYCLVHYSKINTRSKISFGTSAIVCGRSTPLVSEYITLEAISVENMEFPIMVGHEKTYTRIPFRSPAILDTGAFLSYLPTDLYQELENALISVIKHVTIKNDKFKHCYTIYPNFPTIIFHFSKGAELVFTMRNTIIKYKDLWCLVINPTNDETIIGSLLQMDYMIGYDLENMNVSFRATNCSDH